The Pseudomonadota bacterium DNA segment ATTCATGGAATTGTACTTATTTTTTCCGGAACCGGTTCTGGAAGAACAGGCGTATCTTTTGCCGGATGCATTATTGTTATCATCGTTATCATATCACGCTTTATGTCTTTTACGGATAATCTTCTGATTCGATCCGCATGTTTCTTATTGGCAGGAACATTTACATTGATGATTTCCATTAAAACTTCAAAAGTAAAGAAGATTGCAGGTGCAAATGCTTAAACGAAAAAATACATTAATAATAGTTGCGGTGTTGTTGCAATGTATTGCTTTGGCGGCAATTTGTTTTCAACGTGAAATAATACTTCATTCCGGAAATGTTGTTTATATGCGCACTGCTCCGGTAGATCCCAGAGATCTGTTTCGCGGAGATTATGTCAGGCTAAACTATGAGGCTTCAACTATTCCAAAAAATCTAATCACAGATGATCTTTGGGACAAAATAAAATCCGAGAATTGCGTGTATGTAATATATGAAACTGATGATCGAAATGTTATGATTCCAAAGAAATTGTCCGTAAATAAACCACCTGCTACCGAGAAGTATATTCGCGCATACACTACAGGAAAAATGTCTTGGGATGCTTTTCTGCGGTACGGTATTGAAAAATATTTTATGGAACAGGGCAAGGGACGCACGCTTGAAAAGGGCAAGACGCTGAAAGGCATTCATATACCCCTTGAAATGGAAGTTGCAATCGGCAAAGGAAACGGAATAGCGGTTTTAAAAGGATATCGGTACGCCGATCTTGGAATGAATATAGTGACCCCCAAAAGAAAAGATGAGAATGAAAATAAATCTTTTTGCATCACACTTAAAATTGTTAACGCATCCAATAAACCTCTATCAATAATACAACCGGAGGACAACAGAACTTTTGAAATTGAGATATTGTCCAACAGAAATGAAAAAGAACCTATTGAGATAAGTGCTCCCGAAAATATAAGCATGTTTTACACTCAGTCTGACATAAAAATTATTGCACCGGAATCTGTATATGATGTTAAAATTGATTTAAGCAATTCCGGTTACAAATTGCATAAAGGTGGTAAGGAGATTTCATGGAATGATTTTTTTGCAGGATACCAAAATGCTCGCATTAAATATGTTTCTCCTTCACCAGAAAAGCTGGAAGGATTGAAAGGAGCTGAATCCCTATGGAAAGGAGTCATATACAGCCGAAATTTCACAAGGTATGATTTGTCGAATTAATATGAAAGACAATGGTGCAAAAAAGTATTTTAGTATCAAAGGAAACAGTTCCAAAAAGTTTTAGAGAAAGGTTTATTGTTTCATGAATGAAATTCTACTGGACAACATAAAGATTAAATTGGATCTTACTCCTCTTTTAAAAAAAGTAAGGTTAACAGAAAATCATAACCGCTTTAATTCCTTTAAGGCTTTTTTCGATGAGGCTTATTCCGTATACAGGCCCAAGGTTTTATACAAGCCGCTTTATATTGATAAAAAAGAACAGGAGCAGGTGGTTATGGAAGAGATAGTATTTAAAAGCCGCATTCTTGCAGTAAATCTGGCAGATGTTCACCGGGTATTTGCCTTTATTGCCACCTGTGGAACCGAGCTGGATCAATGGGCAAAAAAGAGAGAAAAAATGCTTGAAGAGTTTTGGGCTGATATAATAATGCAAAGCGTTCTTTTTGAGGCAATTGATGTTATGAATGAAAATATCGCCCAAAATTTCAATCCGGGAAAAACAGCTTTTATGACACCTGGCTCTCTTGAGCAGTGGCCTTTAGAAGAACAGCAAACCTTGTTTTCCGCTTTTAGCAATGTCGAAAAATCCATTGGAGTTCAAATCAATGATGAGTTTATCATGACTCCCCGCCATTCTGTATCAGGAATCATCTTTCCAGCCGAAGTTGATTATGAAAACTGTCAGTTATGCCCTAAAGAAGAATGTCCTGGAAGACGGGCAGCGTATGATAAGAATCTATATGATCAGCGCTATTCAATTAAGGCTTTATCGCAATAGTTACATATACTGCTTAGAACTTGGCCATTTCATAATTTCGATATCATATCGAGCGAAGCGAGATATCTTTTACAGGTTCTAATATCTATTAAGATTTCTCACTTCGCTCGAAATGACAATATGTAATCGGATTTATGAGTTTATATTACTACGATGTCACCGTAATCTTTCTGGGCATAGCTTTATCTGCTTTAGGCAGAACCAACCTGAGGACGCCGTCTTCTATTCTTGCTTCAATTTTATTCTGATCAATAACTTCCGAAAGAGTGAACTGTCTATAGTACTTTCCTATTTGAAATTCTATTATTACATCCGACTCATCAGATTCTTCCCATGGTTTAACATCTCCTGAGATTGTTAAAACTCCTTCATGTAAATCTATAGTTATATTTTCGCCAGTCACTCCCGGCATATCTGCAAGCAAAGTGATTTCGCGCTCTGTTTCGAAAATATCCACAGCCGGTGTAAATACCAACCCTTCCTGTGTATACTCGGCAGGATTAATAACCTCATGTTTTTCTTTTACTTTTAAATCTTTGGTATCAGACATTTTTATAATCCTCCTTAAACGAAATCTTTATTTTACACTTATCTGCCTTGGTTTTGATGCTTCTGATTTTGGGATTACTACCTTAAGCAGTCCATTTTTCATCTGTGCCTCAACCTTTTCGTTATTGATCTCACCCGGAAGACTAATGATTCTTGAAAATTTGCCTGCTTCGCGCTCACTGCGATGGTATTTAATGTCTTTTCCTTCAGAAGGAATTTTTCGTTCACCTGATATCGTAAGGTTTTTCCCCATGACCTGAATATCCAGATCCTGAGCTTTCAAGCCCGGTAACTCTGCACGCACATAATAGTTATTCTGATTTTCTGTAAGATTGATCAAAGGAAAAACTCCGGCAGTCGTATAACCCCATGATGGTGAACCTCTAAACATCAAGCCGGAAAGTGCATCCATCTGACTTTTCATTTGATCCATTTCGGTAAACAGATTCCTTCTCCCAAATTCAGGGAAATCAAATATTCTTCTTATAGCCATTTGTTATCCCTCCTTCATTGATTAAGTTGTTTGTTTATTCGATCATATTGTTACTGGTTTGCAAAAAACGCTTTATGCTTTGTTACGTTTATTTATCCACAGCAGCATACAAATGCGGATATATAGAATCCAAGATAAATATCTAAGTTATTAATAAATATATAATTGCATTATTTTATTTGACTTAATGGAAGGGAAGCAGATAATTTATTGCCATAGTTTCGCCCTCCATTTTTTAGCCTTGATTAGCATCAAATCAAATAAAAGGAAAAATATGCAAAAAAGAAATGACATCGTTTTTTTATAAAATTAATATCTATTTTTTCTGTGTCAAGAAGTACTGAAAAAAATTTCTATGCTTAATGATAAGCATACCTTGAGCGAGGCAAATATTTCGTAATAAGATTAATAAATTTGAATGATTCCAAATCGCTTATCTATAAAAAGGAGTGAGAGATGGGGAAAAACCATGAAAAATATGATGTAGTTGTTTTGGGTTCAGGTATAGGCGGGCTGTGCTCGGCTGCTTTGCTTGCAAACAAAGGCTATAAAACGCTTGTAATTGAAAAATTACCGATAATTGGCGGCAGATGTTCAACATTGACATACAAAGGTTTTAAGATTCCAACAGGAGTGGTAGCTGTGCCAATGTCGGGTACTTTAAAATCTATTTTTGATGAAGTAGGTGCTAAGTTTCCTGTTTCTCCCATAACCGTACCACCGAAATATCTTATCGATAAAAACATTATTGATGAACCTGGAAACGGGCAGCCGCTTTCAATATTATCCCGGTTTTTTTCCGATGAAAAAGAACTAAGCAGGTTAAAACGAGGGTTCGAAATTGCCGAGACATGGAATGCTCCTTCAAATGAAACATCTTTTCTGGACTTTCTTCATAAATATACAAGAGATGAAAACATAATCGCGTTCTTTAACAACAAGTGCGATATATTTTTTACACTTAAAGCTCACGAACTTTCAGCAAGAGAATATTTCCTGGCTCATAAAGGAAGTTTAATGGATTTTCAGCCTATGGGCTTTGCTTCTCAAGGCAGCATAAGTCTTATGAAAGCCCTAAAAAACTCTATAGAGGCAAATGGCGGCAGGGTTTTAACCCGATGCAGGGCATTAAAAATACTAGTCAAAAACTCAGCTGCCACAGGAGTAGTATTTGAAAATGAAAAAGGAAAAACAACTGTTTCAGCTACTGCGGTTGTAAGTAATACTGGTCCCCAAAAAACAATTGCACTTGCAGGAAAAGAATATTTTGATAATGGTTATCTGAAAGAAGTAAGAAATATGATCTCCTCATTTCAAATGTGGGTGACAACAATAAGTGATCGGCCACTCTTTGAAGTTCCCTTTTTGTGCACTCTTAAAACTCGAAGATTATTGACATTATTATCTGCTTCTCTTGTATGCCCTGACCTGGCGCCTGGAGGGAAATATGTTCATTATTCCATATCAGGCCCTACAACACAGATAGGCACCTGGAATATAAAAAATGAAATAAACCTGCATATCCAGGATTTAAAAGAGAATATACCTGATTTTAATAAACACGGAGAAATCCTGCATGTAGGTTGTTATTGGGGAGAATTTCCAACAATTTCCAATGTGCAGTTGGTGGGTTATAAAGATATCCCGCAAAAAACTCCCATAGAAAATCTATACAATGTAGGAGACGGAGTGGCAAAAAAAGGAGGATTATCATCCGGAAGCCCCGGTTGCGCTTTAACTGCCAGGATAGTCGTGGAGGATATTGAAAATCGCTTTGAACCCGGTCAATAACTCCGTAGTCATTTTTATAAAACTGTTTCCATTTGGTAATACAAAAAAAGTTTCGATAGTGAAGAAATAGCGGTTGTTTCATAATGGAATTGCTTTCGCGCTTTGCAGGAAAAGCGGGAAGTTAGATGTTGCTGATAACAGGTGAGTGTGGTAACAGAACAATAAATTTTATATTTGCAAAACGAGAGGCCGATGGAGAAAATATTAACGCAAAAAGAACTTCCCAGTGAGATAACCCGCCTGAAAAGAGCCGGAAAGAAAATAGTGTTCACAAACGGATGTTTCGATATTCTTCATGCCGGTCATGTAAGATATCTTGTTGCGGCAAAACAAGAAGGGGATATTCTTGTTCTTGGTCTTAATTCGGATAAGTCCGTAAAGTCTATAAAAGGTGAAAAAAGGCCCATAGTTTCTCAGATGCTAAGAGCTGAAGTGCTTGCCGGACTTTTGTGCGTTGATTTTATCACTTTTTTTGATGAGCCTGACCCTTTGAATCTTATAAAAGCTGTTTCGCCCGATGTACTGGTTAAAGGAGACGATTGGGCAGAAGAAAATATTATAGGGGCTGATTTTGTAAAAGCTAATGGAGGCAAAGTTGTAAGGGTTTCCATGGTGCCTGGGATATCGACTTCTTCGATAATAAAAAAAATTCTGGAAGTATATGAAGAAAAGATGGTTGACGGTTGATGGTTACCGGTTCACAGTTCACAGTTGATGGTGATGGTTGATGGTGTGAAGGATTCACGGGTTTAAGTATTATAGGCTGATTAAATTGATTTTAACAAAGGCAAATGGAGTTTCTTTTTACCGGTTTCCTAATCTTGTACCTTTTCCCAATTTAAGGCATGGGATATTTACAAGAAACGGCGGGTTCAGCAAAGGATCTTTTGACAGCCTTAATGTTAGTTTATCAGTTGGGGATGACCCTGAAAATGTGAAACAAAATCGAAAAATTATTTCTATTTGCATGGATAATGGCAAGCTTGTTTTTGCAAAGCAGGTTCACGACAAAAACGTTATTGTTATTTCGGAAAAATCAGCAAATGATGCAGCACCATTAGTCGGAGATGCGTTGATAACAGATCTTTATAATAAACTGCTTGTTATAAATATTGCAGACTGTCAGGCGGTTCTCTTGTACGATTCTGTCAAACAGGTGGTTGCAAATATTCATTCAGGATGGCGTGGAAGTATTAATAATATAATAGGTGCCACAATAGATGCCATGAAAGCAAATTATAATTGCAGGCCGTCTGATATATCGGCCGGCATAAGCCCTTCGCTTGGGCCCTGCTGTGCCGAATTTATAAACTATAAAAAAGAGATTCCTGAAAAATTATGGA contains these protein-coding regions:
- the rfaE2 gene encoding D-glycero-beta-D-manno-heptose 1-phosphate adenylyltransferase, with translation MEKILTQKELPSEITRLKRAGKKIVFTNGCFDILHAGHVRYLVAAKQEGDILVLGLNSDKSVKSIKGEKRPIVSQMLRAEVLAGLLCVDFITFFDEPDPLNLIKAVSPDVLVKGDDWAEENIIGADFVKANGGKVVRVSMVPGISTSSIIKKILEVYEEKMVDG
- the pgeF gene encoding peptidoglycan editing factor PgeF encodes the protein MILTKANGVSFYRFPNLVPFPNLRHGIFTRNGGFSKGSFDSLNVSLSVGDDPENVKQNRKIISICMDNGKLVFAKQVHDKNVIVISEKSANDAAPLVGDALITDLYNKLLVINIADCQAVLLYDSVKQVVANIHSGWRGSINNIIGATIDAMKANYNCRPSDISAGISPSLGPCCAEFINYKKEIPEKLWKYKDLALNLDFWAISADQLSDAGVIPENIYSCRVCTKCNKDLYYSYRGEKTTGRMATVIGLK
- a CDS encoding Hsp20/alpha crystallin family protein, yielding MAIRRIFDFPEFGRRNLFTEMDQMKSQMDALSGLMFRGSPSWGYTTAGVFPLINLTENQNNYYVRAELPGLKAQDLDIQVMGKNLTISGERKIPSEGKDIKYHRSEREAGKFSRIISLPGEINNEKVEAQMKNGLLKVVIPKSEASKPRQISVK
- a CDS encoding GDYXXLXY domain-containing protein, with amino-acid sequence MLKRKNTLIIVAVLLQCIALAAICFQREIILHSGNVVYMRTAPVDPRDLFRGDYVRLNYEASTIPKNLITDDLWDKIKSENCVYVIYETDDRNVMIPKKLSVNKPPATEKYIRAYTTGKMSWDAFLRYGIEKYFMEQGKGRTLEKGKTLKGIHIPLEMEVAIGKGNGIAVLKGYRYADLGMNIVTPKRKDENENKSFCITLKIVNASNKPLSIIQPEDNRTFEIEILSNRNEKEPIEISAPENISMFYTQSDIKIIAPESVYDVKIDLSNSGYKLHKGGKEISWNDFFAGYQNARIKYVSPSPEKLEGLKGAESLWKGVIYSRNFTRYDLSN
- a CDS encoding Hsp20/alpha crystallin family protein, producing the protein MSDTKDLKVKEKHEVINPAEYTQEGLVFTPAVDIFETEREITLLADMPGVTGENITIDLHEGVLTISGDVKPWEESDESDVIIEFQIGKYYRQFTLSEVIDQNKIEARIEDGVLRLVLPKADKAMPRKITVTS
- a CDS encoding NAD(P)-binding protein, which encodes MGKNHEKYDVVVLGSGIGGLCSAALLANKGYKTLVIEKLPIIGGRCSTLTYKGFKIPTGVVAVPMSGTLKSIFDEVGAKFPVSPITVPPKYLIDKNIIDEPGNGQPLSILSRFFSDEKELSRLKRGFEIAETWNAPSNETSFLDFLHKYTRDENIIAFFNNKCDIFFTLKAHELSAREYFLAHKGSLMDFQPMGFASQGSISLMKALKNSIEANGGRVLTRCRALKILVKNSAATGVVFENEKGKTTVSATAVVSNTGPQKTIALAGKEYFDNGYLKEVRNMISSFQMWVTTISDRPLFEVPFLCTLKTRRLLTLLSASLVCPDLAPGGKYVHYSISGPTTQIGTWNIKNEINLHIQDLKENIPDFNKHGEILHVGCYWGEFPTISNVQLVGYKDIPQKTPIENLYNVGDGVAKKGGLSSGSPGCALTARIVVEDIENRFEPGQ
- a CDS encoding vitamin B12 dependent methionine synthase; the encoded protein is MNEILLDNIKIKLDLTPLLKKVRLTENHNRFNSFKAFFDEAYSVYRPKVLYKPLYIDKKEQEQVVMEEIVFKSRILAVNLADVHRVFAFIATCGTELDQWAKKREKMLEEFWADIIMQSVLFEAIDVMNENIAQNFNPGKTAFMTPGSLEQWPLEEQQTLFSAFSNVEKSIGVQINDEFIMTPRHSVSGIIFPAEVDYENCQLCPKEECPGRRAAYDKNLYDQRYSIKALSQ